In Candidatus Hydrogenedentota bacterium, a genomic segment contains:
- a CDS encoding F0F1 ATP synthase subunit C, producing MLSAAAIAAASIFAPLGFAAEEAAASGDAAATSIGEGIRVAGIALAAGLALVGSALGTGRAQASIGAGGTGALAEKPELFTNVLILVALPETIVVLGFVIGFLILLEI from the coding sequence ATGCTTTCGGCCGCCGCTATCGCCGCGGCGAGCATTTTCGCGCCCCTGGGCTTCGCGGCCGAGGAAGCTGCCGCTTCGGGCGACGCCGCCGCGACGTCGATCGGCGAAGGCATCCGCGTTGCGGGCATCGCGCTGGCGGCGGGACTTGCGCTTGTCGGGTCCGCGCTGGGCACGGGCCGGGCGCAGGCGTCGATTGGCGCGGGCGGCACGGGCGCGCTGGCCGAGAAGCCGGAGCTGTTCACGAACGTGCTAATCCTGGTGGCCCTGCCGGAAACCATCGTGGTGCTCGGCTTCGTTATCGGCTTCCTGATTTTGCTTGAAATCTAG
- a CDS encoding FAD-dependent oxidoreductase → MKHLALFLLPLTLSAAAVATPVDRPVHQYDVVVYGATAGGVAAAVAAANEGRSVALIEPRHHVGGMTTGGLGATDFGRKQVIGGMARAFYEELGDHYGEEIAWYFEPHQGERVLRKWLREARVDCYFGSRLGGVERTGDRIDRVTLLNGWIFAAPVFIDCSYEGDFLPLAGISFTWGRESREQYGESLAGRIEYSPKHQFSVPVDPYDGEGNLLPLIHGGDAGVPGEADRKVQAYNFRLCMTQDPKNRVAWPMPDGYDPAEWELLRRYLAARPETTFAEICNPVHMPNGKTDTNNNGPISTDFIGGSWGYPNGTYAEQEAIVAEHERYVKGFFYFLANDPSVPAALQAETRSWGLAKDEFTDTNNWPHQLYVRESRRMIGAYVQRQSDLQENRHKDDSIGMASYNSDSHHVQRIPATESPLWPPGTPSTLNEGDMQVGVQPYDMSYFAFVPQKRECANLLVGSTFSASHVAYSSMRMEPQYMIIGQAIGTAASLAIEAGVAVQDIDIAALQEKLLAGGAILHQEDAMADFARPSDYPGVVVDSDTARVIGNWSMSSGVTPYLGFGYLHDGETGNPANRVIYTATLPAAGNYEVRVSYTANPNRATNALIRIHAADGVQEKRMNQREKAGEHAPFVSLGVFPFESESAVVEIVSTPDAGGYVIADAVQWLPVE, encoded by the coding sequence ATGAAACATCTCGCCCTCTTCCTGCTTCCCCTCACCCTTTCCGCGGCCGCGGTCGCCACACCCGTAGACCGCCCCGTCCACCAGTACGATGTCGTGGTTTACGGCGCCACGGCGGGCGGCGTCGCGGCGGCGGTGGCGGCGGCGAACGAGGGCCGCTCCGTCGCGCTAATCGAACCGCGCCATCACGTGGGCGGCATGACCACCGGCGGGTTGGGCGCGACGGATTTCGGCCGGAAGCAGGTGATCGGCGGCATGGCGCGCGCGTTCTACGAAGAGCTCGGCGATCACTATGGCGAGGAGATCGCCTGGTACTTCGAGCCGCACCAGGGCGAGCGCGTGCTGCGGAAGTGGCTGCGCGAGGCGCGCGTCGACTGCTATTTCGGCAGCCGGCTCGGCGGCGTGGAGCGCACGGGCGACCGGATCGATCGTGTTACCCTGCTGAATGGCTGGATCTTCGCCGCGCCGGTATTCATCGACTGCTCCTACGAGGGCGATTTCCTGCCGCTGGCGGGCATTTCCTTTACCTGGGGCCGCGAAAGCCGGGAACAGTATGGCGAATCGCTCGCAGGCCGCATTGAGTACAGTCCGAAGCACCAGTTCTCCGTGCCCGTGGACCCCTACGACGGCGAAGGGAACCTGCTGCCCCTCATCCATGGCGGCGACGCGGGCGTTCCGGGCGAGGCCGACCGCAAGGTTCAGGCGTACAACTTCCGGCTCTGCATGACGCAGGACCCGAAGAACCGCGTGGCCTGGCCAATGCCCGACGGCTACGACCCGGCGGAGTGGGAACTCCTCCGCCGCTACCTGGCCGCGCGCCCGGAAACGACGTTCGCCGAGATCTGCAATCCCGTGCACATGCCCAACGGCAAGACCGACACGAACAACAACGGCCCGATTTCCACGGACTTCATCGGCGGGAGCTGGGGTTATCCGAACGGGACCTATGCGGAGCAGGAGGCCATCGTCGCGGAGCATGAGCGCTATGTAAAAGGCTTTTTCTACTTCCTGGCGAATGACCCGTCCGTCCCGGCGGCGTTGCAGGCGGAAACGCGCTCCTGGGGCCTGGCGAAGGACGAATTCACGGACACCAACAACTGGCCGCACCAGCTGTACGTCCGCGAGTCCCGGCGCATGATCGGAGCCTATGTCCAGCGCCAGAGCGACCTCCAGGAGAACCGCCACAAGGACGACAGCATCGGCATGGCGTCGTACAACTCCGATTCGCACCATGTCCAGCGGATCCCCGCGACGGAATCGCCCCTGTGGCCACCGGGAACGCCCTCGACACTGAACGAGGGCGACATGCAGGTGGGCGTGCAGCCCTACGACATGTCCTACTTCGCGTTCGTGCCGCAGAAGCGCGAATGCGCCAATCTACTCGTCGGAAGCACGTTTTCGGCCTCGCACGTGGCCTATTCCAGCATGCGCATGGAGCCGCAGTACATGATCATCGGCCAGGCCATCGGAACGGCCGCCAGTCTGGCGATTGAGGCCGGGGTCGCCGTGCAGGATATTGACATAGCCGCACTTCAGGAGAAACTGCTTGCGGGCGGCGCGATCCTCCACCAGGAGGACGCCATGGCCGATTTCGCGCGGCCGTCGGACTACCCCGGCGTCGTGGTGGATTCGGACACCGCCCGGGTCATCGGGAACTGGAGCATGTCGAGCGGCGTGACGCCCTACCTGGGCTTCGGCTATCTCCACGATGGGGAGACGGGCAATCCGGCGAACCGCGTAATCTACACTGCCACACTGCCCGCCGCCGGAAACTACGAAGTGCGTGTCTCCTACACCGCCAACCCCAACCGCGCCACGAACGCCCTCATCCGAATCCATGCGGCCGACGGCGTCCAGGAGAAGCGCATGAATCAGCGCGAAAAGGCGGGCGAGCATGCGCCCTTCGTTTCTCTGGGCGTATTCCCGTTCGAAAGCGAGTCCGCCGTGGTCGAGATCGTCAGCACCCCCGACGCCGGAGGCTACGTCATCGCCGACGCGGTGCAGTGGCTGCCGGTGGAGTAG
- a CDS encoding V-type ATP synthase subunit D, with protein MSMDNIAPTRMNMLLLKGQIKMAADGVGLLKGKRDALMQELLKRARALALMRDELHALGRNAGEAMAMARAVRGTPEIKSASVAGRRDLEIKVEAEKVWGLNLGRIDMAGIVRTPASRGMGLLDTSAQIQEASEASEKMLAQLLVCAPLERNLQIVGEEVKKVSRRINALEEYLLPRLRGQLRGIASVLDEREREDTFRLKKIKGKKAVQKRKQQAAAEAARLASAPSAAIAPVATEVSQGEPE; from the coding sequence ATGAGTATGGACAACATCGCGCCAACGCGAATGAACATGCTCCTCTTGAAGGGGCAGATCAAGATGGCCGCCGATGGCGTGGGCCTCTTGAAGGGCAAGCGCGACGCCCTGATGCAGGAGTTGCTCAAGCGCGCGCGCGCGCTGGCGCTCATGCGGGATGAACTTCACGCCCTGGGCCGCAACGCCGGCGAGGCCATGGCCATGGCGCGCGCTGTCCGCGGCACGCCCGAGATCAAGTCGGCGTCCGTCGCCGGCCGCCGCGACCTCGAGATCAAGGTCGAGGCCGAAAAGGTCTGGGGCCTGAACCTGGGCCGCATCGACATGGCGGGCATCGTCCGCACGCCGGCCAGCCGCGGCATGGGCCTGCTCGACACCTCCGCGCAGATCCAGGAAGCCTCCGAGGCCTCCGAGAAGATGCTCGCGCAGCTTCTGGTATGCGCGCCGCTGGAGCGCAACCTCCAGATCGTCGGCGAGGAGGTCAAGAAAGTCTCCCGGCGCATCAACGCGCTGGAGGAATACCTGCTCCCGCGCCTGCGCGGCCAGTTACGCGGCATCGCCAGCGTGCTGGACGAGCGCGAGCGCGAGGACACCTTCCGCCTGAAGAAGATCAAGGGGAAAAAGGCGGTTCAGAAGCGGAAGCAACAGGCCGCCGCCGAGGCGGCCCGCCTGGCTTCTGCGCCATCCGCCGCCATCGCGCCCGTCGCCACGGAAGTAAGCCAAGGGGAACCCGAGTAA
- a CDS encoding V-type ATP synthase subunit B, producing the protein MSETTTGEQLHKEYWDMTYVSGPLVFLENGDRFPTGAILNVHMANGEQREGQILEATKTHAVLQILQGTRGVDIKGTSVSLKDDAAKIACTPDMIGRRFNGTGIPIDGLPPVVPEKEVEIAGSAINPVSRDAPNDFIETGISTIDGFNTLVRGQKLPIFLGSGLPGNEIANMIVQNSGTKGDDTPFVTVFAAMGITARETEYFLKAFEEGGKGSQVVAFINQADDPAIERLFTPRCALTVAEYLAFEKGYQVLVVLTDLTNYCDALRQISSAREEIPGRRGYPGYMYTDLSTIYERAGRIRGNGGSVTQIPMLTMPDDDITHPIPDLTGYITEGQIVLSRSLHRQGVFPPVDLLPCLSRLMNNGIGGKKTQAWHREWANQLYAAYAEGQRIKKLMAIVGEDALTDLDRKYLRFNNAFEAEMIGQGMTRRGIEDTFALGWKLMGYLPKSELTRIKRETVDEFYKPIDDSAEAPKHQVAIENA; encoded by the coding sequence ATGTCTGAAACCACTACCGGCGAGCAGTTGCACAAAGAATACTGGGACATGACCTATGTCTCGGGTCCCCTGGTGTTCCTGGAAAACGGGGACCGCTTCCCGACCGGCGCCATCCTCAACGTACACATGGCCAACGGCGAGCAGCGCGAGGGCCAGATCCTGGAAGCGACGAAGACCCACGCGGTGCTTCAGATCCTCCAGGGCACCCGCGGCGTGGATATCAAGGGCACGTCCGTGTCACTGAAGGATGACGCCGCCAAGATTGCCTGCACGCCGGACATGATCGGTCGGCGCTTCAACGGCACGGGCATTCCCATCGACGGCCTGCCGCCGGTGGTTCCGGAAAAGGAAGTCGAGATCGCGGGTTCGGCCATCAATCCCGTGTCGCGCGACGCGCCGAACGACTTCATCGAAACCGGCATCTCGACGATCGACGGCTTCAACACGCTCGTCCGCGGGCAGAAGCTGCCTATCTTCCTCGGCTCCGGCCTTCCCGGCAACGAAATCGCCAACATGATCGTGCAGAACTCCGGCACGAAGGGCGACGACACACCGTTCGTGACGGTTTTCGCGGCCATGGGCATCACGGCGCGCGAGACCGAGTACTTCCTGAAGGCCTTCGAAGAAGGCGGCAAGGGATCGCAGGTGGTGGCCTTCATCAACCAGGCCGACGACCCGGCGATCGAGCGGCTCTTCACCCCGCGCTGCGCGCTGACCGTGGCGGAGTACCTGGCCTTCGAGAAGGGCTACCAGGTGCTGGTGGTGCTGACCGACCTCACGAACTACTGCGACGCCCTGCGCCAGATTTCGTCGGCCCGCGAGGAAATTCCCGGACGCCGCGGTTATCCCGGCTACATGTACACCGACCTTTCGACGATCTACGAGCGCGCCGGCCGTATCCGCGGCAATGGCGGATCCGTGACGCAGATCCCGATGCTTACGATGCCGGACGACGACATCACGCACCCGATTCCGGACCTTACGGGATACATTACCGAGGGCCAGATCGTGCTGAGCCGTTCGCTGCACCGGCAGGGCGTGTTCCCGCCGGTGGACCTGCTGCCCTGCCTTTCGCGCCTGATGAACAACGGTATCGGCGGAAAAAAGACCCAGGCGTGGCACCGCGAGTGGGCGAACCAGCTCTATGCTGCCTACGCCGAAGGCCAGCGCATTAAAAAGCTCATGGCGATCGTGGGCGAGGACGCGCTTACCGACCTGGACCGCAAGTACCTCCGCTTCAACAACGCATTCGAGGCGGAGATGATCGGCCAGGGCATGACGCGGCGCGGCATCGAAGATACGTTCGCGCTGGGCTGGAAGCTCATGGGCTATCTGCCCAAGTCCGAGCTGACGCGTATCAAACGCGAGACCGTGGACGAGTTCTACAAGCCGATCGATGACAGCGCCGAAGCGCCGAAGCACCAGGTGGCCATCGAAAACGCGTAA
- a CDS encoding V-type ATP synthase subunit E, with product MDNKPLLDLMSAQVAAQQEELAGAARQEAARILEEARDRAARRREETLASVESELAALARRSRERVEAEAQMVTLTTKDTITNDVLGSVAAELAAIASGPGFPAILDRLLAELMAEAPSDVIVLAPPAHADHCRQWLQSNGRGDLPVEPLASLTDGVAIQDRGRKFRYTNTLSARFAKREGELRKHTLNRLFPPATPGGGA from the coding sequence ATGGATAACAAACCGCTACTGGATCTGATGTCCGCCCAGGTGGCCGCGCAGCAAGAGGAACTTGCGGGTGCGGCGCGCCAGGAGGCGGCGCGGATTCTGGAAGAGGCCCGCGATCGGGCCGCCCGACGCCGGGAGGAAACCCTGGCCTCGGTCGAGAGCGAGCTGGCCGCCCTGGCCCGCCGCTCCCGCGAGCGCGTCGAGGCCGAGGCCCAGATGGTCACGCTGACGACCAAGGACACCATTACCAATGATGTTCTGGGCAGCGTGGCCGCGGAGCTCGCCGCGATCGCCTCGGGCCCCGGCTTCCCGGCGATCCTCGATCGGCTCCTCGCGGAGCTGATGGCCGAGGCCCCGTCCGATGTCATCGTGCTGGCGCCGCCGGCCCACGCCGATCACTGCCGCCAGTGGCTGCAAAGCAACGGGCGCGGCGATCTGCCGGTCGAACCGCTGGCCTCGCTGACGGACGGCGTCGCGATCCAGGATCGCGGCAGGAAGTTCCGCTACACCAACACCCTCTCGGCGCGGTTCGCCAAGCGCGAGGGTGAATTGCGGAAGCACACGCTCAACCGGCTGTTTCCGCCGGCAACCCCGGGTGGAGGCGCCTGA
- a CDS encoding PTS sugar transporter subunit IIA, with the protein MLLHEILRPELIKIGLEAEKRREAISELMDVLVQYHEVPMNQRDVLLEALYQNEHALGSGMERGIALPHLSTDRVEDVICAVGVSSRGIPFGTLDGAPARIVVLLLVPKKNFEGEVKAIAGVQHLLEDKELVKGLLSAVGPHEAFKLIQAAEENSR; encoded by the coding sequence ATGCTGTTGCACGAAATTCTCCGCCCTGAACTGATCAAGATCGGCCTTGAAGCCGAGAAGCGGCGCGAAGCCATCAGCGAGCTGATGGACGTGCTGGTGCAGTACCACGAAGTGCCGATGAACCAGCGCGATGTATTGCTGGAGGCGCTTTACCAGAACGAGCACGCGCTCGGCTCGGGCATGGAGCGCGGCATCGCCCTGCCCCACCTTTCGACGGACCGCGTCGAGGATGTCATCTGCGCCGTGGGTGTCTCTTCCCGCGGCATTCCCTTTGGCACGCTCGACGGCGCGCCCGCGCGCATCGTGGTGCTGCTGCTGGTCCCGAAGAAGAACTTTGAGGGCGAGGTGAAGGCTATCGCCGGCGTCCAGCATCTGCTCGAAGACAAGGAGCTCGTCAAGGGGCTGCTTTCCGCCGTAGGCCCGCACGAGGCCTTCAAGCTCATCCAGGCCGCCGAGGAAAACTCCCGCTAG
- a CDS encoding V-type ATP synthase subunit A: protein MAVTEQQIVGKLVRIAGPMIEADGMLGVSMGEILVVGKLGLMGEVIRIEGDKIYAQVFESTEGMFLGEDVVATGVPLAVELGPGLLSSTFDGIQRPLITLQQSSGDFIGRGITAVALDRERRWAFTPSASAGQEVVGGDILGTVPETKAIEHKIMVPPHTGGKLKWVKEAGEYTVEEVIAELEDGTQIRMMHKSPVKQARPVHKVLPPIEPFLTRQRVLDMLFPIAKGGSAIVPGGFGAGKTVVEQSMSKYSNAQIIVYVGCGERGNEMAEVLTEFPELEDPNTGDSLMNRTILVVNTSNMPVAARDASVYTGMTLAEYYRDMGYDVALMADSTSRWAEALREISSRLEEMPGEEGYPTYLSERIAAFYERCGNVICAGSEATSDSPRKGSLTAVGAVSPPGGDFSEPVTQTSMRVSGALWALDSALAYRRHYPSVNWNRSYSLYYEGLREWFDQNAPAGWNKRRQQAATLLQRESELMDIVQLVGPDALQDMERLVLEVSRLIREVFLQQSAFSKNDASCELEKCFGLLEMIMVYHEECEKVLRREVPLTKITELTVREEISRLKEEPNEGFTGKKDACIENFKKILGALEAK from the coding sequence ATGGCGGTGACGGAACAACAGATCGTCGGAAAGCTCGTCCGGATCGCCGGTCCGATGATTGAAGCCGATGGCATGCTCGGCGTATCCATGGGCGAGATCCTCGTCGTGGGCAAGCTGGGCCTGATGGGCGAGGTAATCCGCATCGAGGGCGACAAGATTTACGCCCAGGTGTTTGAAAGCACCGAGGGCATGTTTCTCGGCGAGGACGTGGTGGCCACAGGCGTACCCCTCGCGGTGGAACTTGGGCCGGGCCTCCTTTCGTCGACCTTTGACGGGATTCAGCGGCCGCTGATCACGCTGCAGCAATCCTCGGGCGACTTCATTGGCCGCGGCATCACAGCGGTGGCTCTGGACCGCGAGCGCCGCTGGGCTTTTACGCCGTCCGCCAGCGCGGGCCAGGAGGTTGTTGGCGGCGATATTCTGGGTACGGTCCCGGAAACCAAGGCCATTGAGCACAAGATCATGGTGCCCCCCCACACGGGCGGCAAGCTCAAGTGGGTGAAGGAAGCCGGCGAGTACACCGTGGAAGAGGTGATTGCCGAGCTCGAGGACGGCACGCAGATCCGCATGATGCACAAGTCGCCCGTTAAGCAGGCGCGCCCGGTGCACAAGGTGCTGCCCCCCATCGAGCCCTTCCTCACGCGGCAGCGCGTGCTCGATATGCTCTTCCCTATTGCGAAGGGCGGTTCGGCCATCGTGCCGGGCGGTTTCGGCGCGGGCAAGACCGTGGTGGAACAGAGTATGTCGAAGTACTCCAACGCCCAGATTATCGTATACGTGGGCTGCGGCGAGCGCGGCAACGAGATGGCGGAAGTGCTGACGGAGTTCCCGGAGCTGGAAGACCCCAACACGGGCGACTCGCTCATGAACCGGACGATTCTCGTCGTGAACACGTCGAACATGCCCGTAGCCGCGCGCGACGCGTCCGTTTACACGGGGATGACGCTGGCCGAGTACTACCGCGACATGGGCTACGATGTGGCGCTGATGGCCGACTCGACCTCGCGCTGGGCGGAGGCGCTGCGTGAAATCTCCTCGCGCCTGGAAGAGATGCCCGGCGAAGAAGGCTACCCGACGTACCTTTCCGAGCGCATTGCGGCGTTCTACGAACGCTGCGGCAACGTTATCTGCGCGGGTTCCGAGGCGACTTCCGACAGCCCGCGCAAGGGATCGCTCACGGCCGTGGGCGCGGTGTCGCCCCCCGGCGGCGACTTCTCCGAGCCGGTGACGCAGACCTCCATGCGCGTGTCCGGCGCCCTCTGGGCGCTCGACTCGGCGCTGGCCTACCGCCGCCACTACCCGAGCGTGAACTGGAACCGCTCGTACAGCCTCTACTACGAGGGGCTGCGGGAATGGTTTGACCAGAACGCGCCGGCAGGCTGGAACAAGCGGCGTCAGCAGGCGGCCACGCTGCTCCAGCGCGAATCCGAATTGATGGATATCGTGCAGCTCGTGGGCCCGGACGCGCTCCAGGACATGGAGCGGCTGGTGCTGGAGGTTTCCCGCCTGATCCGCGAGGTTTTCCTGCAGCAGAGCGCGTTCTCCAAGAACGACGCATCCTGCGAACTGGAGAAGTGCTTCGGCCTGCTCGAAATGATCATGGTGTACCACGAGGAGTGCGAAAAGGTGCTGCGCCGCGAAGTGCCGCTGACGAAGATTACGGAACTGACCGTGCGCGAGGAGATCTCCCGTCTGAAGGAAGAGCCGAACGAAGGCTTCACCGGCAAGAAAGACGCGTGCATCGAGAACTTCAAGAAGATCCTTGGCGCTCTGGAAGCCAAATAA
- a CDS encoding V-type ATPase subunit produces MAELDPNIVHFNARVHGMKRELFASRTVDDFLEQGDLARFTDALLDSAYRTEMAEALTRYSGADAIEEAVSRNMVSTFQLLLGRAQGEFKELVRIFLERWDLMAVKSLLRCKHHRIEGRTLAGALISGPTLTPPLLADFNELDSVESLARSLAAWNRSLCGCLLKALPDYAESNDLSVLEQALDRTYFVGQAERLKAAGDLDSQMLRGQLQAEIDRINLRTVFQHIETRGNLGESLDSLFLPQGTLPRHLLRQMASASDPAAAMELLGRTRYSSLVEELYQLLQTRRFSPMERYFERVLMKNVRQSARNNVFGIGVMMDFAWMKYNEAVNLRLVARGLAGNLPKGRVRDEMYAI; encoded by the coding sequence ATGGCCGAACTCGATCCCAACATTGTGCATTTCAATGCGCGCGTTCACGGCATGAAGCGCGAGCTCTTCGCGAGCCGGACCGTGGACGACTTTCTGGAGCAGGGCGACCTGGCGCGTTTCACCGACGCCCTGCTGGACTCCGCGTACCGCACCGAGATGGCCGAAGCGCTCACCCGCTACAGCGGGGCGGACGCCATCGAAGAGGCGGTGTCCCGCAATATGGTGAGCACGTTCCAGCTTCTCCTGGGCCGCGCCCAGGGCGAATTCAAGGAGCTGGTGCGCATCTTTCTGGAGCGCTGGGACCTGATGGCGGTCAAGTCCCTGCTCCGCTGCAAACATCACCGCATTGAGGGTCGCACGCTTGCCGGCGCCCTCATTTCGGGCCCGACACTCACCCCGCCCCTGCTGGCGGACTTCAACGAGCTCGATTCGGTGGAGTCGCTGGCGCGGTCGCTCGCGGCGTGGAACCGTTCCCTGTGCGGTTGTCTCCTGAAGGCGCTGCCGGACTACGCCGAAAGCAACGATCTTTCGGTGCTCGAGCAGGCGCTGGACCGCACCTACTTCGTGGGCCAGGCCGAGCGCCTGAAGGCCGCCGGCGACCTGGACAGCCAGATGCTGCGCGGGCAATTGCAGGCGGAGATAGACCGGATCAACCTCCGGACGGTCTTCCAGCATATCGAGACGCGCGGGAACCTGGGCGAAAGCCTGGACAGCCTCTTTCTGCCGCAGGGCACGCTCCCGCGCCACCTGCTCCGTCAGATGGCGTCGGCTTCGGATCCGGCGGCGGCGATGGAGCTGCTGGGGCGCACGCGCTACAGCAGCCTGGTCGAAGAGCTGTACCAGCTCCTCCAGACCAGGCGCTTTTCCCCGATGGAACGCTATTTCGAGCGCGTCCTGATGAAGAACGTGCGCCAGAGCGCGCGGAACAATGTATTCGGCATCGGCGTGATGATGGATTTTGCGTGGATGAAGTACAACGAGGCCGTCAACCTGCGGCTCGTGGCGCGCGGGCTGGCCGGGAACCTTCCCAAGGGCCGGGTCCGCGATGAGATGTACGCGATCTAG
- a CDS encoding FAD-dependent oxidoreductase codes for MRSFPHCLPALIALAASALSAPAETHNYDVVVYGGTAGGAVAAIAAADEGRRTLLIEPRHHIGGMTSGGLGRTDFGDMSVIGGRAKQFYERLGKHYGEKISWYFEPHQAERVLREWLEASGVTAVFGSRLDRVEKDGTTIRSITLLNGETYAAPIFIDCSYEGDLLPRAGISYTWGREGRDQYGESLAGKVEYCDKHQFDVPVNPYDENGNVLPLIQPDDGLKPGDSDKKVQAYNFRMCLSSDTDNQLPFPKPDGYDPARWEILKRYLAARPGLTIDDVLIVSPMPNNKTDINNRGPISTDYIGGSWDYPEASYAEQDRIWKEHEDYVKGFFYFMANDPSVPKTLQDEFNRWGLAKDEFTDTGGWPHQLYVREARRMIGDYVMRQKDLQEERTKPDTIGMGSYNSDSHHVQRFVADGSPLWEKGIPSLLNEGDVQVPVKPYEMAYRSFVPQKAECTNLLVGSTFSASHVAYSSMRMEPQYMIIGEAAGIAASLAIEAGVPVQDIDVKALQDKLRANGAVLRREDTRAPYTDVRDLAGIVVDDDDAVTEGEWFFSRNAPYYVGYEYLHEMAANSADTKARYTPDLPKDGWYEVRVSYSVHENRATRAKVLIQTAAGQEIQYVNQREQHGEHAPFLSLGTYPFKKGTSGYVEIQGGPDAGGFVIADAVQWIPKD; via the coding sequence ATGCGCTCGTTCCCGCACTGCCTGCCCGCCCTGATTGCCCTCGCGGCGTCGGCCCTGTCCGCCCCCGCGGAGACCCACAACTACGACGTGGTCGTCTACGGGGGGACGGCCGGCGGCGCGGTTGCCGCCATCGCCGCCGCGGACGAGGGGCGCCGAACGCTCCTCATCGAGCCGCGCCACCACATTGGCGGCATGACCTCCGGCGGGCTGGGCCGCACCGACTTCGGCGACATGTCGGTCATCGGCGGGCGCGCGAAACAATTCTATGAGCGTCTGGGGAAACACTATGGCGAGAAGATTTCGTGGTACTTCGAGCCGCACCAGGCGGAACGCGTCCTGCGCGAGTGGCTGGAAGCCTCCGGCGTGACCGCCGTGTTCGGGAGCCGCCTCGACCGCGTGGAGAAGGACGGGACCACGATACGGTCCATCACCCTGCTCAATGGGGAGACCTACGCCGCGCCCATCTTTATCGACTGCTCCTATGAGGGCGATCTCCTGCCGCGCGCGGGGATTTCCTACACATGGGGGCGCGAAGGCCGCGATCAGTATGGCGAGTCGCTCGCGGGCAAGGTCGAGTACTGCGACAAGCACCAGTTCGACGTGCCGGTCAACCCGTACGACGAGAACGGGAACGTGCTCCCGCTCATCCAGCCGGACGACGGCCTGAAGCCCGGCGACAGCGACAAGAAAGTTCAGGCCTACAATTTTCGGATGTGCCTTTCCAGCGACACGGACAATCAACTGCCCTTTCCGAAACCGGACGGCTACGACCCGGCGCGCTGGGAAATCCTCAAGCGTTATCTCGCCGCCCGGCCCGGCCTGACCATCGACGACGTCCTCATCGTCTCCCCCATGCCCAACAACAAGACGGACATCAACAACCGCGGGCCCATTTCGACCGACTACATCGGCGGAAGCTGGGACTACCCGGAGGCAAGTTACGCGGAGCAGGATCGGATCTGGAAGGAGCACGAGGACTACGTCAAGGGCTTTTTCTACTTCATGGCCAATGACCCGTCGGTTCCGAAGACGCTGCAGGACGAATTCAACCGCTGGGGGCTCGCGAAGGACGAGTTCACCGACACCGGCGGCTGGCCCCACCAGCTCTACGTGCGCGAGGCGCGCCGGATGATTGGCGACTACGTGATGCGCCAGAAGGACCTCCAGGAGGAGCGCACGAAGCCCGACACCATCGGCATGGGCTCCTACAATTCCGATTCCCACCACGTCCAGCGTTTCGTGGCCGACGGATCGCCGCTCTGGGAGAAGGGTATTCCCTCGCTGCTGAACGAGGGCGACGTGCAGGTGCCGGTGAAGCCCTACGAAATGGCGTACCGCTCCTTTGTGCCGCAGAAGGCGGAGTGCACTAACCTGCTTGTGGGATCGACCTTTTCGGCCTCGCACGTGGCCTATTCCAGCATGCGCATGGAGCCGCAGTACATGATCATCGGCGAAGCGGCGGGTATCGCGGCCTCGCTGGCGATTGAAGCGGGCGTCCCGGTGCAGGATATTGACGTCAAGGCCCTCCAGGACAAGCTGCGCGCAAACGGCGCGGTGCTCCGCCGCGAGGACACCCGCGCGCCCTACACCGATGTCCGCGATCTCGCGGGGATTGTGGTCGACGATGACGACGCGGTCACCGAGGGCGAGTGGTTCTTCTCGCGCAATGCGCCGTACTACGTGGGCTATGAGTACCTCCACGAGATGGCCGCGAACAGCGCCGATACGAAAGCGCGCTACACGCCCGACCTGCCGAAGGACGGCTGGTACGAGGTGCGCGTCTCCTATTCGGTCCACGAGAACCGCGCCACGCGCGCCAAAGTGCTCATTCAGACGGCGGCCGGCCAGGAGATCCAATACGTCAATCAACGCGAACAACACGGCGAGCACGCCCCGTTCCTCTCCCTGGGCACGTATCCCTTCAAGAAGGGCACGTCCGGCTATGTGGAAATTCAGGGCGGCCCGGACGCCGGCGGCTTCGTCATCGCCGACGCCGTGCAGTGGATACCGAAGGACTGA